From Macrobrachium rosenbergii isolate ZJJX-2024 chromosome 55, ASM4041242v1, whole genome shotgun sequence, a single genomic window includes:
- the LOC136835890 gene encoding zinc finger protein OZF-like, whose amino-acid sequence MNPERSLELPLKSETEGALSHPSINQEISNMAAFGETSDGNFLSLDPLMDIKAEPEVFFESNVSDEYSCKMNSILIEKDSPTVAYWEKNVLNVERHMPRINPKHSLEFPLKSETEDALSHPSINQENSNVAAFSETSTSDFLSLDPLMDIKIEPEEFCESHEDDEYSYEVNSVVNEKDPPTCKKEVKQEKRNSQNREKPFRSTDCEKALYKKSNLTSHFTNPTREKPFVCKECGKALSRKHHLTYHMRIHTGEKPFICKECGKAFSKKPDLTVHMRTHTGEKPFMCKECGKAFSQKGYLTVHMKIHTGEKPFMCKECGKAFYHKGYLTVHMKIHTGEKPFLCKECGKAFSKKPDLTVHMRTHTGEKPFMCKECGKAFSRKQNLTVHMRIHTGEKPFMCKECGKAFSWKYILMDHMRIHTGEKPILCKERGKAFSQKGSLTVHMRIHTGKKPFM is encoded by the coding sequence atgaatCCAGAACGTTCTTTAGAATTacctttgaaaagtgaaactgaaggtgcATTATCACACCCTTCCATAAATCAAGAAATCAGCAACATGGCTGCCTTTGGTGAAACCAGTGACGGAAACTTTTTGTCTCTGGATCCATTGATGGATATCAAGGCAGAGCCAGAAGTATTCTTTGAGTCTAATGTAAGTGATGaatattcatgtaaaatgaaTTCAATACTGATTGAAAAAGATTCACCAACTGTAGCATattgggaaaaaaatgttttgaatgttgaACGACACATGCCACGAATTAATCCAAAACATTCTttagaatttcctttgaaaagtgaaactgaagatgCATTATCACACCCTTCCATAAATCAAGAGAACAGCAACGTGGCTGCCTTTAGTGAAACTAGTACCAGTGACTTTTTGTCTCTGGATCCATTGATGGACATCAAAATAGAGCCAGAGGAATTCTGTGAGTCTcatgaagatgatgaatattcatatgaagtgaattcagtagtgaatgaaaaagatccaccaacttgcaaaaaggaagtaaaacaagaaaaaaggaatagTCAGAATAGAGAGAAGCCTTTCAGATCCACTGACTGTGAGAAAGCACTTTACAAGAAAAGTAATCTTACAAGTCATTTCACAAATCCTACCAGAGAGAAGCCATTCgtatgcaaggaatgtgggaaagcattgtCCAGGAAACATCACCTTACATATCATATGAGAATTCACACTGGAGAGAAACCGTTCatttgcaaggaatgtgggaaagcattttccaagaaaccagatcttacagttcatatgagaacacatactggagagaagccattcatgtgcaaggaatgtgggaaagcattttcccagaaaggatatcttacagttcatatgaaaattcatactggagagaagccattcatgtgcaaggaatgtgggaaagcattttacCATAAAGGATATCTTACAGTTCACATgaaaattcatactggagagaagccattcttGTGCaaagaatgtgggaaagcattttccaagaaaccagatcttacagttcatatgagaacacatactggagagaagccattcatgtgcaaggaatgtgggaaagcattttccaggaaacaaaatcttacagttcatatgagaattcacactggagagaaaccattcatgtgcaaggaatgtgggaaagcattttcctggaaatatattcttatggaccatatgagaatccatactggagagaagccaatCTTGTGCAAAGAacgtgggaaagcattttcccagaaaggatctcttacagttcatatgagaattcatactggaaagaagccattcatgtga